In Morganella morganii, the following are encoded in one genomic region:
- a CDS encoding amino acid carrier protein, whose product MSVLILKIPTAGCLRKKNAGEQIQGAGSVSSFAAACTALANTVGIGSIGGVATAITMGGPGAIFWLWFSAFFGIATKACEIILGQRYRVKYEKSMDEYVCDRSFVMEHALGWKKGAVALSVCCFMLGPWTCLVQSESATSSIEEAFNVDSYLTLLVMVIFIASVIIGGLKGISSKMESVVPKLAITYLTVAVILLVMNYDQILPAFALIFKSAFSPAAGVGGFAGATVMEAIRFGIARGIYSNDAGTGYGIVAHAAATTDHPIRQSSWGFGEVFLTIIICTVTALAILTTNVWVDYAGITSSRLTTLAFKVTYGDAGSWFMAIFITLLACTTTIGMYFTCEKAVNFFFGDTRANKIAKNLYRVYYLAPIVLFTNLQADILWALTDILSAVYVLITMTLILSRRKEIFRLFNDFWDRYIPAKNAGQDVPPVTYCKRIE is encoded by the coding sequence ATTTCCGTTTTAATATTAAAAATACCTACGGCGGGTTGTTTAAGAAAAAAAAATGCCGGTGAACAAATTCAGGGGGCGGGCTCAGTATCCAGTTTTGCCGCCGCCTGTACCGCGCTGGCGAATACCGTGGGTATCGGCAGTATCGGCGGGGTGGCAACCGCGATTACGATGGGCGGGCCGGGCGCGATATTCTGGCTTTGGTTTTCTGCTTTTTTCGGAATTGCGACCAAAGCCTGTGAAATTATTCTCGGCCAGCGTTACCGCGTCAAATATGAAAAATCGATGGATGAGTATGTCTGTGACCGCTCATTTGTGATGGAACATGCTCTGGGCTGGAAAAAAGGTGCGGTTGCATTGTCGGTATGCTGTTTTATGCTCGGGCCGTGGACTTGTCTGGTACAGAGTGAATCCGCGACGTCCTCTATCGAAGAAGCGTTTAATGTCGACAGTTACCTGACATTGCTGGTGATGGTTATTTTTATTGCCAGTGTCATTATCGGCGGATTAAAAGGTATTTCCTCCAAAATGGAAAGTGTGGTGCCGAAACTGGCGATCACCTATCTGACCGTTGCCGTTATTCTGCTGGTGATGAATTATGATCAGATCCTGCCTGCATTTGCGCTGATTTTTAAATCGGCCTTTTCACCGGCTGCCGGTGTCGGCGGATTTGCCGGAGCAACTGTGATGGAAGCCATCCGTTTCGGGATCGCCAGGGGGATTTATTCCAATGACGCCGGAACCGGCTACGGTATTGTGGCACATGCGGCAGCAACAACCGATCACCCGATCCGCCAGTCCAGCTGGGGTTTCGGCGAGGTTTTCCTGACCATTATTATCTGTACTGTTACCGCGCTGGCTATTCTGACCACTAACGTGTGGGTGGATTACGCCGGTATTACCTCATCACGCCTGACCACGCTGGCATTTAAAGTGACATACGGTGATGCGGGCAGCTGGTTTATGGCGATATTTATCACCCTGCTGGCCTGTACCACGACCATCGGCATGTATTTTACCTGTGAGAAAGCGGTGAACTTTTTCTTCGGGGACACCAGAGCCAATAAAATCGCGAAGAATCTGTACCGGGTTTATTACCTGGCGCCGATTGTGTTATTCACTAACCTTCAGGCCGATATTTTATGGGCGCTGACCGATATTCTGAGTGCGGTTTATGTGCTGATCACTATGACATTAATACTGAGCCGGCGGAAAGAGATTTTCCGGTTATTTAATGATTTCTGGGATCGCTATATTCCGGCGAAAAATGCCGGACAGGATGTGCCGCCGGTGACTTACTGTAAGCGGATAGAATAA
- a CDS encoding trans-sulfuration enzyme family protein: protein MKERTQLLYSGEMNLPGHIHPDAPAIFPATAYAMQDTQHYFAVSSGNGEYQYNRTANPNRDSLSAAISLMEDGEVSAVMASGMAAISATLLSLLRQGDHLVVNEAIYGETIELIDLILVPLGVTVTYADFLSPESVQSAIRPETVMLYTEIISNPLIKVVDIDAIAGISRANDCLLVVDNTFSTPFVIKPLQHGADIVIHSLTKFFGGHSDLTAGSVTCSQALMQKIELKARLLGGCSDPYTAWLCLRSIRTMEMRVSRQMENAQRIAEALSGDPRVAQVNYPGLASHPQHDLAKSLFLQGCGPMLSFRVADDQTKVDAFIRRLNLITYLGTLGGFRTSLAHPATAFRTEFTPQQLIDFGMHEGLIRISAGCEAAEDLIADITQALDVFN, encoded by the coding sequence ATGAAAGAACGCACACAGCTATTGTATTCAGGGGAAATGAATTTACCGGGTCATATTCATCCGGATGCGCCCGCTATTTTTCCGGCTACCGCCTATGCCATGCAGGATACGCAGCACTATTTTGCGGTCAGCAGCGGCAATGGTGAGTATCAGTATAACCGTACCGCAAACCCGAACCGGGACAGCTTATCTGCCGCGATTTCACTGATGGAAGACGGAGAAGTCTCTGCCGTTATGGCCTCCGGGATGGCAGCAATCTCAGCAACACTGCTGAGCCTGCTCAGACAGGGCGACCATCTTGTCGTGAATGAGGCTATTTACGGCGAAACCATCGAACTGATTGATTTAATTCTGGTTCCGCTGGGGGTAACAGTAACCTATGCGGATTTTCTGTCACCGGAGTCGGTACAGTCCGCCATCCGGCCGGAAACGGTGATGCTGTATACTGAAATTATCAGTAACCCGCTGATTAAAGTGGTCGATATCGATGCCATTGCCGGTATCAGCCGGGCGAATGATTGCCTGCTGGTGGTGGATAATACCTTTTCAACCCCGTTTGTCATAAAGCCCTTACAGCACGGCGCGGATATCGTGATCCACAGCCTGACCAAATTTTTCGGGGGCCACAGTGATTTAACCGCCGGCTCGGTAACCTGCTCACAGGCACTGATGCAGAAAATTGAGCTGAAAGCCCGCCTGCTGGGAGGATGCAGTGATCCTTATACGGCCTGGCTCTGTCTGCGCAGCATCCGGACAATGGAAATGCGGGTATCGCGCCAGATGGAAAATGCACAGCGTATTGCGGAAGCACTCAGCGGTGACCCGCGTGTGGCTCAGGTGAATTATCCGGGCCTGGCGTCACATCCTCAGCATGATTTAGCGAAATCCCTGTTTCTGCAGGGCTGCGGCCCGATGCTCAGTTTCCGTGTCGCTGATGACCAGACAAAAGTCGATGCTTTTATCCGCCGTTTAAATCTTATTACCTATCTGGGCACGCTGGGCGGGTTCCGCACCTCTCTGGCGCATCCGGCAACCGCATTCCGCACTGAATTTACACCGCAGCAACTGATTGATTTCGGTATGCATGAGGGGCTTATCCGTATTTCTGCCGGATGCGAAGCTGCCGAAGATTTAATTGCTGATATTACTCAGGCACTTGATGTGTTTAATTAA
- a CDS encoding MerR family transcriptional regulator, with the protein MKKYFTIGETAALLGVSTQTLRFYDKKSILKPGYTDNENGYRYYTFEQFHYIDRIKYLQKMNMSLSDIKTIMESGDKNKLTEYLIQEKSRKLQQMAELKKTIETLDWYLDYFTFTDNKPRNGAFYTTELPERWCLFVPCYPADRPISKMELRLAEMKARPENQSLDYLRQYAYVLDYKNIIEQTFYPSKYLIYLKEKPDFDSPNLVCLPAGFYLCCICHYLSENIDAEMVKRYFHGKEKPRMVIANEFEDNLVSYESAPYELQFLIS; encoded by the coding sequence ATGAAGAAATATTTTACTATCGGGGAAACTGCCGCGCTATTAGGCGTTTCAACGCAGACACTGCGTTTTTATGATAAAAAATCCATTCTCAAACCAGGTTATACGGATAATGAAAACGGATACCGTTATTATACATTTGAACAATTTCATTATATCGACAGAATTAAATATCTTCAGAAAATGAATATGAGCCTGAGTGATATTAAAACTATTATGGAAAGTGGCGATAAAAATAAATTGACCGAATATTTAATCCAGGAAAAATCACGTAAATTACAGCAGATGGCAGAATTAAAAAAGACCATTGAAACGCTGGACTGGTATCTGGATTACTTTACCTTCACTGATAATAAACCGCGCAACGGGGCTTTTTATACCACCGAATTACCGGAACGCTGGTGTCTGTTTGTTCCCTGTTATCCGGCAGATCGCCCGATTTCAAAAATGGAACTGCGGCTGGCTGAAATGAAAGCCAGACCGGAAAATCAGTCCCTCGATTATCTGCGGCAATACGCCTATGTGCTGGATTATAAAAACATTATTGAGCAAACCTTCTACCCGTCGAAATACCTGATTTACCTGAAAGAGAAACCGGATTTTGATTCTCCGAATCTGGTGTGTTTACCGGCCGGGTTTTATCTTTGCTGTATCTGTCATTATCTCAGTGAGAATATCGATGCTGAAATGGTGAAACGTTATTTCCACGGAAAAGAAAAACCACGGATGGTTATCGCCAATGAATTTGAAGATAACCTGGTCAGTTATGAATCCGCCCCTTATGAACTGCAATTTCTGATTTCATAA
- a CDS encoding polysaccharide deacetylase family protein, translating to MRNVLFIFMILFSVAGVSRAAEVPSDSQEWLLKDEPPVLIQVKEPQVIFAPVAGVMQGVAELNPSHGFYIYPMKGEFRELQFGNDRGFIGSEQLSDKKPKVVPPLDTLNELNNPIYDYLITISNTNVFGSPDESKSPVATLFGDLRYPVLAKMVRENREGEKIVWLTIRLADRLAYIRLSDVELDKGIPILTYHHILKDSENRNFRHTSTTTSVEAFKAQMDYLKQAGYRTISLDDVAGYLAKENNLPGKVVALTFDDGLKSVYRYAYPILKQNDQKATLFVISSRVKSKPQKWAPDGLQFMCWPELMQSRDVFDIQSHTHFLHRLDNRKNPIIFSRKEHTILLDYQRSQRVLAKLNPEQHYLAYPFGAYNQDAMDAAQQAGMTMAVTTIQGKVRLGDNPYALKRLYALRTDPIEKFATMIGNSGPEVVNKDIVVDR from the coding sequence ATGCGCAACGTATTGTTTATTTTTATGATTTTATTTTCTGTCGCCGGTGTCAGCCGGGCGGCGGAAGTGCCTTCTGATTCTCAGGAATGGTTACTGAAAGATGAACCGCCGGTTTTGATTCAGGTAAAAGAACCGCAGGTGATTTTTGCTCCGGTGGCCGGTGTGATGCAGGGGGTTGCGGAACTGAACCCGTCACACGGTTTTTATATTTATCCGATGAAGGGCGAATTCCGTGAATTACAGTTTGGTAATGATCGCGGTTTTATCGGCAGCGAACAGCTGTCAGATAAAAAACCTAAAGTCGTGCCGCCGCTGGATACACTGAATGAACTCAATAATCCGATTTATGATTATCTGATAACCATCAGCAACACCAATGTGTTTGGCTCGCCGGATGAATCTAAATCCCCTGTTGCCACCCTGTTTGGTGATCTGCGTTATCCGGTGCTGGCCAAAATGGTCAGGGAAAACCGGGAAGGTGAAAAAATTGTCTGGCTGACTATCCGCCTGGCGGACAGACTGGCGTACATCCGCCTGTCAGATGTGGAACTGGACAAAGGGATTCCGATCCTGACGTATCATCATATCCTGAAAGACAGTGAAAACAGGAATTTCCGTCATACCTCGACCACCACATCCGTTGAAGCCTTTAAGGCGCAGATGGATTATCTGAAGCAGGCCGGTTACCGGACGATTTCCCTTGATGATGTGGCCGGTTATCTGGCGAAGGAAAATAACCTGCCGGGTAAAGTGGTGGCGCTGACGTTCGACGATGGCCTGAAATCGGTTTACCGCTATGCATATCCGATCCTGAAGCAGAATGATCAGAAAGCCACACTGTTTGTGATTTCCTCGCGGGTGAAATCAAAACCGCAGAAATGGGCACCGGACGGATTGCAGTTTATGTGCTGGCCGGAGCTGATGCAGTCACGGGATGTGTTTGATATTCAGTCACATACGCATTTTTTACATCGGCTGGATAACCGCAAAAACCCGATTATTTTCAGCCGTAAGGAACACACGATCCTGCTGGACTACCAGCGTTCGCAGCGCGTTCTGGCGAAACTGAACCCCGAACAGCATTATCTGGCATATCCTTTCGGGGCATATAATCAGGATGCGATGGATGCCGCACAGCAGGCCGGTATGACGATGGCCGTCACCACCATTCAGGGGAAAGTCCGCCTCGGCGATAATCCATATGCGCTGAAACGCCTGTATGCACTGCGTACCGACCCGATTGAGAAATTTGCCACCATGATTGGCAACAGTGGTCCGGAAGTGGTGAATAAGGATATTGTTGTCGACAGATAA